The segment TTGTGATGCTGCCCGGGGCATCCGCCGCAAACGCAGGCACCGCCATGGCGCACAGCAGGGCAACAGCCAGCAGAGCCGCCATGAGTTTTTTGAACGTCTTCTTCATCGTTTGTAAAAACTCCTCTCAATTTTTGCTTTTGATTCCTATATCGGGTCCACATACAGCGCAGGAATGATCTTGCCGCTGCGTAAGAAGGGTGCAGCCCTGCCCTCCACATCCGCACACTCTGCAGACCCAGCACACCAGAGCGGTAAGCGTTATAGCTGTGCCGTCTGCTGTTACAAAGTAATACCGGCCCCGCCGGGACTAGGACATCAGCGAAAAACCGGACAAGGGCCAGACCCTCAGAAAGACCTTGCCCACGATCTGGCTTTTTTCCACCGAGCCGATCACACTGCTGCGGCTGTCGATGGAGGTGGCCCGATGGTCACCCAGCACAAAATAGCGGTTTTCCGGCACCTGATAGGGGAACTTGATGTCGCATTCCCCCAAGGCCAGCTCGTCCACGTATGGCTCGTCCAGCGTCTGACCGTTCACGGTGACAACGCCGTCCTCATCCAGCGTGATCACGTCGCCCGGCAGGCCGATGACACGCTTGAGCAGAAGCTTGTTCTGCCAGTAAAAACCGCACAGGTCGCCGGTTTTCATGTCGCCGGTCTTGACCAGCAGGATGATGTCCTTATCCTGCAGGGTGGGATTCATGCTGTCGCCGGAGACCTGAAGCACCGGCAAAAACAGGGTGGCCAACAGCACCGCAACGGCTGCAACCACCAGCAGGGCATACACCGTGCTGCGCAGCACGCGGAGGTAGCGGCGGCGGTAAGCCAGTCGGTCACGCTCTGCCTTCACCTCGGCGGTGGAGGGGATAGGCGTGAACCTGATCTTTTG is part of the Faecalibacterium sp. HTF-F genome and harbors:
- the lepB gene encoding signal peptidase I, coding for MKEQKIRFTPIPSTAEVKAERDRLAYRRRYLRVLRSTVYALLVVAAVAVLLATLFLPVLQVSGDSMNPTLQDKDIILLVKTGDMKTGDLCGFYWQNKLLLKRVIGLPGDVITLDEDGVVTVNGQTLDEPYVDELALGECDIKFPYQVPENRYFVLGDHRATSIDSRSSVIGSVEKSQIVGKVFLRVWPLSGFSLMS